The following coding sequences are from one Carcharodon carcharias isolate sCarCar2 chromosome 13, sCarCar2.pri, whole genome shotgun sequence window:
- the usp44 gene encoding ubiquitin carboxyl-terminal hydrolase 44 produces the protein MDRCKHVGRLRLAQDHSILNPQKWHCLDCNTTESMWACLNCSHVACGRYNEEHALKHFQESKHPVALEVNELYVFCYICDDYVLNDNATGDLKLLRSTLSAIKSQNYDCTTRSGRTLRSMAGGDDSYLSRGCAQAQLRNEDRMFTALWHRRKLLMSKVFQSWFALTCSGKLRLEEEQLKEEAEMKREEARKKRQELKRRLHAELLSTPPRKSSRINEPSKISDTSAPRTSAKYPAVTTGLTSSTVRLKKIGDSPIKRRPTVTPGVTGLRNLGNTCYMNSILQVLSHLQIFCECFLHFDLSQTQELLTSTANGKTRSSSQQYLISDINSSTGISLIDEEKGSRRPSLSEGLSGGASRSRNRELIQLKEPSSKHISLCHELHTLFLVMWSGKWALVSPFAMLHCVWRLIPTFRGYAQQDAQEFLCELLDKVQQELEATRTMCTAPIPISQRNLIKRVLTVINTIFHGQLLSQVTCLTCDNKSNTIESFWDLSLEFPERYHCNGKEAASQYSCLLTEMLAKFTETEALEGKIYACNQCNRKRRKSSSKPLILTEAQKQLMVHKLPQVLRLHLKRFRWSGRNHREKIGVHVSFDQVLNMEPYCCRELAGTLGPNCFIYDLAAVVMHHGKGFGSGHYTAYCYSTDGGLWVHCNDSTVTICTVDEVCKAQAYILFYTRRLLHNIKVPSPPASAGNNSTPASP, from the exons ATGGATAGATGCAAGCATGTAGGGCGGCTTCGGCTTGCCCAGGACCATTCAATCCTAAACCCCCAAAAATGGCATTGTTTGGACTGCAATACTACAGAATCAATGTGGGCATGTCTCAATTGTTCACATGTTGCTTGTGGACGATACAATGAAGAACATGCACTAAAACATTTTCAGGAAAGTAAGCACCCCGTGGCCTTGGAAGTGAATGAATTGTATGTATTTTGTTACATTTGTGATGATTATGTGCTGAATGACAATGCAACaggtgatctaaaattgttgcgGAGCACATTAAGTGCAATTAAGAGCCAGAACTATGACTGTACAACTCGAAGTGGCAGGACTTTACGGTCAATGGCAGGAGGTGATGACTCCTACCTTTCTCGGGGGTGTGCACAAGCGCAGCTGCGGAACGAAGATAGGATGTTCACGGCACTTTGGCATCGGCGTAAGTTGCTCATGTCTAAAGTCTTCCAGTCTTGGTTTGCGTTGACATGCAGTGGCAAGCTGAGACTTGAAGAAGAACAATTAAAGGAAGAGGCTGAAATGAAAAGGGAAGAAGCCAGAAAAAAACGACAAGAGCTAAAACGGCGGCTGCACGCCGAGTTGCTGAGCACACCACCCCGAAAGAGTTCCCGTATAAATGAACCCTCTAAAATTAGTGACACATCAGCTCCACGGACATCAGCAAAATATCCAGCAGTAACAACTGGCCTTACCTCAAGCACAGTTAGGTTGAAAAAAATTGGTGATTCCCCTATTAAACGGAGACCAACTGTCACACCTGGTGTGACGGGACTGAGAAACCTGGGAAATACCTGCTATATGAACTCCATTCTGCAAGTGCTAAGTCACTTGCAAATATTTTGTGAGTGTTTCTTGCATTTTGACTTAAGTCAAACCCAAGAACTGCTGACCAGTACAGCAAATGGGAAAACTAGGTCCTCTAGCCAGCAATATTTGATTAGTGACATTAATTCAAGTACAGGTATATCTTTGATAGATGAGGAAAAGGGTTCAAGACGACCAAGTCTTTCAGAAGGATTAAGTGGGGGAGCATCTAGGAGCAGAAATAGGGAGCTGATTCAACTAAAGGAGCCAAGCTCAAAGCATATATCTCTGTGCCACGAACTCCACACCCTTTTTCTGGTCATGTGGTCTGGCAAGTGGGCGTTGGTATCTCCCTTTGCTATGCTACACTGTGTATGGCGACTCATCCCAACCTTCCGTGGATATGCCCAGCAAGATGCCCAGGAATTCCTCTGTGAGCTGTTGGATAAAGTACAACAGGAGTTGGAAGCCACAAGAACAATGTGTACAGCCCCTATTCCAATATCACAGCGAAATCTTATCAAGAGAGTTCTGACTGTGATTAACACCATTTTCCATGGACAGCTACTCAGCCAG GTTACATGCCTTACTTGCGACAACAAATCCAACACGATTGAATCCTTCTGGGACCTTTCTTTAGAATTTCCTGAGAGATACCACTGCAATGGAAAAGAAGCTGCTTCCCAGTATTCTTGCTTATTGACGGAAATGTTGGCAAAATTCACAGAGACAGAGGCCTTGGAAGGGAAAATTTATGCCTGTAACCAGTGCAACA GGAAACGCAGGAAGTCATCTTCTAAACCCTTGATTTTGACTGAAGCTCAAAAACAACTAATGGTTCACAAGCTACCTCAGGTTCTGCGATTACACCTCAAACGTTTCCG GTGGTCAGGTCGCAATCACCGTGAGAAGATAGGAGTACATGTCAGCTTTGACCAGGTTTTAAACATGGAACCATACTGCTGCAGAGAACTGGCAGGAACCCTTGGGCCCAACTGCTTCATATACGACCTGGCTGCTGTGGTCATGCATCATGGAAAGGGCTTTGGCTCAGGACATTATACCGCATATTGCTACAGTACAGATGGAG GATTGTGGGTCCATTGTAATGATTCCACAGTGACAATCTGTACTGTGGATGAAGTTTGTAAAGCCCAGGCCTACATCCTCTTCTATACTCGTCGACTTCTTCACAACATTAAAGTACCATCACCACCTGCCTCAGCTGGAAATAATTCGACACCAGCATCACCATGA